CTTCGCGGAATGTAACACCGTAGCCAAAAGCGAGATCATACGGTCCGCTGGCCTGGTCACCAACAGCGCTGACATAAACGACATACGCTCCTGTCACAGGCAACTGAATGCCGGCAATGATGGCCTGGGTATCTATCTCGATACTCCGGGCCAGGATATCGCCGCTGGGAGCGAAAAGCATAAGAGCAGGACGAACCGGGCTGCCGGGCACGTGCGATGCGCCAATGGTCACTACCGTGCCTGCCGGGGCGAGGATCGTATAGTGTTCGGTTGCTCCAAAGTCGACGATCTGGCCGCGAATCGGGCGGTAGGGCTGCAGGCGCGCTCCGGAGCCGACGCGCAGGGGCGCGCCGGTGGCCGTGACCAGGGGCGTCATCGCCAGGGGAGATTCCGCCGGCACTGGCGCCGAGGTTGCCAGCGAGACTGGCGTAGGTGTCGCTGAGAACGGCTGGACTTCGGTAATGGTCAGACGGTAGGTGGTAGTAGCACTAATCCTCAGGGCTACCGCCAGCCGGTAGCTGCCAGTCTCAGGGAGCCTGGCGGCTCTGGTCAGGCTGGCCGGGGTGGCGCTATCACTGACCTGCATCGGGATGGTAGCGCCTGATGGGCCATACAGGCTCAGACTCAGGGGCGGTCCGACGACCTCGAGAGCGATGGTGATCAGTTGCCCGCTTTGCCCGCTGAAAAGCCAGTTCTGTTCGGCATCTGGGCCGATCAGAGATTGCTCTACCGTCTGGTTGAATTGCAGCAGATTGGTCTGGGTGACCGGTGTTGGCGCGATAGGGCGACAGGCAGCGACCATCCCGGCAAGCAGTGCCACGGTAAACCAGCGAGTCATGGCTGCGCCCCGCGCTGGTGGCCGGTTCTCTCCAGGACCTGGCGGTAGACCGCCAGGGTAGCTTCCGCAGTGTTGCGCCAGCTAAACTGCATGGCCCGGCTAAGGCCCAGATTGCGTAGCTGACCGGCCAGTTCGGGTTGGACAAGAATGCTCAGGATAGCCCCGGCCATACCACGGGCGTCATCTGGAGGGACAAGAAAGCCGGCATCTCCCACGATCTCCGGGATGGACGACGCCTCACAGGCAACCAGCGGAGTGCCGCAGGCCATCGCCTCCAGCGGAGGCAGGCCAAAACCCTCATAGCGACTGGGAAAAGCAACGACCGCGGCCAGCCGGTACAGCGAAGGCTTGTCTCGTTCATCGATTTCTCCCAGCCAGCGCACATAGTCGCCTATCCCCAGTTGCTCGATGTACGAAGGCAAATCCGGAAAGCGCGTAGTGCCCCACGCGCTCGGTGGCCGGCCAGCCAGAACTAATGGCACTTCATCCGCCATTGCCTCGACAACATACGTGTATGCCAGCAGGAGGGTGTGTACGTTCTTGCGGATGTCATAGCCGCCCAGGTACAGGACAAAGCGTTCAGGAAGGCTGTACTTCTCAGCTACTGCCGCGTCGTGTTCGTTGTCGATCCGGGGATGAAAACGCCTGTCTGTAGCGAGCCAGGCAACTGATACCTTTTCAGGGGCTATTCGGAGACAGTTGATGATCTCTTCTCTGGAGGCCTGCGAATCGGTCAGGATGTGCGCGGCTGCCTGCGCCCCGGCAACCACGAGACCGGTGTACAGGCGGGCCAGAGGCCCACCGCGATAGGCAGGGATGGCCAGCGCGATCACATCATGGATAGTGGACACGACTGGTACGGGGGCACTGAGCGGCGGTGCCCAGTAGGGCACGTGGAGCAGGTCGGCGGCGACTCTGCGGGCAGCCCGGGGGACGCTGACCTGCTCAAACCAGACCTTGCCAAGCTGACCGCCGATCGGCGTGGCTACCCGGAGCAGACTCACATCCGGTGGAAGTTCCTCTACCTGCCTGATATGCGGTGGGAGGAGCAACGTGAAATGCGCATCAGTTGCCAGGTCACGCAGCGCATGGAGCAGGCAACGGATGTACTGTCCGCTACCAGTATCAGGACGATCCCAGAACCAGCCACTGAGTGCGATATGCATGATCGTTCCGGCGCGTTTCCCTATCTTGCCCGGACAGGGCAGCCGACATTACAGAGGGTCAGTGTAGCCGTTAGGGTGTGTGCTGTGCCATGCCCAGGCGCTGCTGATGATCTCTTCCAGGGCAGTATATCGGGGCTGCCATCCCAGTTCCCGCATGATTCGTTCGGAAGAAGCGACCAGGATTGGCGCATCCCCGGCGCGTCGCGGCGCTTCTTCTTCTGGAAAATCGATGCCGGTGACCTGGCGGGCGACATTGATGACTTCCCGGACGCTGTAACCGCGACCATTGCCAATGTTGTAAATCATGGTTGGACGCTCATCAAGCGCTTCAAGGGCCAGGACATGCGCCTGCGCCAGGTCTTCTACGTGCACATAATCGCGGATGCAGGTGCCATCGGGGGTGGGGTAGTCCGTGCCAAAAATCTTGACGCTGGCGCGCTGCCCAAGCGGCACCTGCAGCGTCAACGGAATCAGGTGTGTTTCCGGGCGGTGAGCCTCTCCCCTGATGGCCTGACCATTTTCACCCAGCATAGCTCCACAGGCGTTGAAATAGCGCAACGCCGCGTAGCGGAGACCGAGCTGGCTGGCATACCAGCGCAACATAGTCTCGATCATCAGCTTGGTTTCGCCGTAAACATTGGCCGGACACAGCGGGTCAGATTCTTCCAGCAGGGAGTTTTTGCTGGCGTAAACAGCGGCTGTAGAGGAGAACACGATCCGCCGGACGTTGTGGGCAAGCATAGTGTCCAGAAGGGCTTGCGTGTTGACGACGTTGTTCCGGAAGTACTTGCCCGGATTAACCATGCTCTCGCCGGCTTCGATGAACGCGGCGAAGTGCACCACGGCGTCGAAAGCGCTGCTTTGAAACAGCACATCAAGCGCCGAGCGATCGCCAACGTCTCCCCGGATAAAGCTCGCGTCAGCAGGGACCGCAGCCCGGTAGCCATAGCTCAGGTTATCGTAGACAGTGACCCGGTGCCCCGCCTGCAGGAAATAGGCGGCTGTGACTGAGCCAATGTAGCCTGCACCGCCGGTGACGAGAATGTGCATAAGCTCCCAGACTCCTGGTGAAGAGTAACGTGCCTGTATTCTACCGCGATAACCTTCTATACCAAGCCTCCATTCTACTGCTGCTATAATAAGACAGCGTGGCGTTGGATAAGTGTGGCGGCAGGCAACGATACTCGCAATGACAGATCAAGCGGTTCAGTGCGTAATGGTAGCGATCATGAGCGGGCCGGATGACGGACGCCGATACGAGTTTCGGCGTGCTGATGGGGCTGGCAGTCCGGGGCCGAATGGTACCTGGATTCTCACGCTGGGGCGCCGCGATGACTGTGACCTGTGTCTGCAGTTCGATACCCAGGTTTCTCGTCTGCACGCGCGGTTGATTGGCCTGCCCGATGGCGGGTGGCTGCTGGAGGATACCGGCAGTCGCAACGGCACCTATGTGGGCAAGAAGCGAATAGAGGGCGCTACCCCGCTTGAGTCGGGTACGCTTTTTCGGGTTGGACGCACCTGGTTGCGTCTGGAAGAGTAAGGGGCCGTGTCTGCCAGGATATTCGACGAGATCATGGCGCTGGCACGCAAAGAGTCGGCCAACGCCAGACACTATTATATCGGTGTAGAACATTTGTTTATGGCGCTGACGCGGCTTGAGGGCGGTGTCACCGCCGGTGCCCTGGAAGAACAGGGGCTTGCGCCGCGTTTTGTGCGCTACATGTTGCGGCAGGAACTGGGTCAAGGAGATGATCGCCGCTTCTGGCCGGGATACCGGGAAACCCCCCGTCTGCAGGCTGTTCTGAAACTGGCCCACAAGCTTGCCAAGGAGAGAGGGGAGGAGGGGCCGTCAGAGCGTGACCTGCTGCTGGCGATCCTGCGTGAAGGGGATAGCCTGCCTGTGCGCGTGCTTATGGCGGTGGAAGCTGATCTGGATCGTCTGGAGGTGGTGGCGGCAAACTGGTCAGCGGATCAGCGGCCGCCATCGGTGTCGGTGCCGGTGTACATCCAGGACACCGGCGTGATACTTAACGCCGAAGAGCTGGAAGTTATCCGCCAGATGTTTCCGGGGCATGGGCGGGTCGTGATTGACCGCCAGCTCCACGGCGGCTATTCCAGCGCCAGGGTGCTGGTAGCGACTCCTTACCAGCCCGATGGGCGGGTTATGGCCGCAGTCGTTGTCAAGCTGGCGGATCGGCAGGCTATTCTCTACGAGAAGATGCGTTTTGACTCCTTTGTCCGTGATACATTGCCTCCTACGACTGCGCGAGTGGTAGGCAATCCGACGCTGGTTGAGAAGTCGACGCTTGGCGGGCTGAAATACACGTTTATCCGCGAACCTGGTGCACCCGGACCGATTGATCTGGCTGACTATGGGCGCGACCAGGGGCCAGAAGCGATGGCTGAGCTGCTGCGAAACAGCCTCTTCCGAGTATTTGGCGAGACCTGGTGGTTACAGCATCAACGGTACCAGTTTGGCGTGTGGCAGGAGTACGAGCTTCTGCTGCCGCCGGCGCTAGTCATCGAAGCGGTACCTGAAGCGGGGACACCGCGTCGACGGCTGACCCCGCTTGGGCAATGGAGCCGGCGCGGCCACTATGAGCATGGTGAGATGGTGGCGCTTGAGGGATTTACGGTTGAGGATTTCTATCCCGACCGGCAGGGCATTCAGTTGATTGCCGGTTCCGGGGCGGATGCTCAATTCCGGGCTGGCAAGGTCGAGGTACGGGGTATTGCGAACGCGATGCGAATGTACCACCGCGGCTCGGTGGTGGAGCAGATCGTCGGCCGTGTGTTGTATACGAGGGACGACCTGCTGTTCCAGCAAGTGGCTGATCTCGATCCGGACTTTGACCCCGCTCAGGAACGATTGCCCGCGCCCACAGGCTTTGACTATTCGTTGCCTAATCCGTTGCGGCGTTACCCGAATCTATTGCAGCGGCAGATCACCGGCTCGCTGTCAACGATTCACGGGGATTTGCATGTGCATAATATCCTGGTTGGCCCTGGCGGCAACGCCTGGCTGATCGACTTTGCCCAGACGCGTGAGGGTCACACCCTCTTCGATTGGGCTGTTCTGGAAGTCAGCCTGTTGAGTGAATACATCGCGCCACATCTCCGATCAGAGCAATGGGTGGATGTCTGGGCGGCTATCACGTTGCTGCTCGAGATCAGCCAGACGCGCCGCCTGAGGCAGACCACTGATTCGCTGTCTCACGCCCTGACGGCGATCGTGGCGATCCGTGACATTGTGGCGGATTGCCTGGCCACGGCGGATGATTGGCGGGAGTATTATGTGGCGCTTGCACTCTGCGCACTGCGGGGTATGCGCTGGGCGAAGACCGTCTCTTTGGCCGGCAGGCGACTGCTATTTCTAGTGTCGGCACTGGCCATGGCGCTGGCCATGGGGCGTGAGGGCGTTTCCGCCTCTAGCCCGGATGTTGACACCACCGATTTCAACATCGGCGTCACGGATATCTTCTCCAGCCAGCGGATGCAGGATGCCCTGGGCGCCAGCGACGATCTCAACCCGGATGAAGACGACGCGGTGTGACGCCGTGGCAAGTAACCTCTCAGGAGATTACAGCATCAGCCAGACGATGCCCGGCCTCCAGGGTACAGGCCGGGCATCGTAGCGCCGGTTCAGGCGGCCAGTTGCGCCAGGATGGCATCTGTCATTTCGGCTGTGGTGGCTGCTTTTTGCCCTTCCAGGTTGATATCCGCCGTGCGCAAGCCGGATTCAAGCACGGCTTCTACAGCTCGTTCAATGAGCAAAGCTTCTTCCACCAGGCCGAGGCTATAGCGGAGCAGCATGGCCGCGCTCAGGATTGTACCGATAGGGTTAGCGATCCCTTTCCCGGCGATATCTGGCGCTGAGCCGTGGATTGGCTCGTAGAGGCCAAACCTGCTTTCACCCAAGGAAGCTGAAGGCAGCATCCCCAGGGAGCCAGCCAGGGTTGCCGATTCGTCGCTGAGGATATCGCCAAACATGTTGTCGGCCAGAATGACGTCAAATGAGGCTGGACGACGCATAAGATGCATGGTGCAGGCATCGACAAGCACGTCTTCCAGCGCTACGTCGGGGTAATCCCTGGCGACATTGTGGACGGTTCGCCGCCACAGACGCATCGCCGCCAGGACGTTCGCCTTGTCCACAGAGGTTACCTTGCGACGGCGCTGCTGCGCGGCCTTGAAGGCGACATGGGCCACGCGCTCGACCTCAGCGACGGTGTAGTACAGAGTGTCGTAGGCGGAATCGCCCGATCCCTGCTCGCGTCGCTCGCCGAAGTAGATGCCTCCGGTTAGCTCCCGCACAAACAGGATATCGACGCCATCGGCCAGCAGTTCCGGGCGCAGCGGGGCATGAGGAATCAGGGCCGGGAAGACTTTGACCGGGCGCAGGTTGGCGAAGAGTGTGAAGTGCTGGCGCAGGCCGAGCAATCCCTGTTCGGGGCGGACAGGCGAAGAAGGATCCGACCAGCGTGGCCCACCTACCGCCCCCAGCAGGATGGCGTCGGCGTTCTCACAGACGCCAAGCGTCCGGTCGGGCAGGGGAGAACCGGTTTCATCAATTGCACACCCGCCCAGCAAGGCTTCCTCGAAAACGAATGTGTAACCACCAATATCGGCGATCCGCTGGAGTACCTGCCGGGCAGCGGCAACCACCTCAGGGCCGATGCCATCTCCCGGCAGAACAGCGATCCTGACGCTCATACCCGGACTTCCTCCCTCTGTTGTTGTTCCTGCTCCAGCAGGAGACCGTACTCGACGCTATCTACCAGAGCGCGCCACGAAGCATTGATGATGTTCGTACCAGCGCCGACGGTGCTCCAGCGGCGGTGGCTATTCTGAGTGTCGATCAGTACGCGGGTGGTGGCGGCGGTTCCCCGGTTGCCATCCAGAATACGAACCTTGTAGTCCGCCAGATGGAAGTTGGCGATCTCCGGATAGACCGGCGTGAGCGCCTTGCGCAGGGCCTTATCGAGTGCGTTGACTGGCCCGTTGCCTTCGGCGGCGGTGTGGAAAACTTCGCCTTTGACGCGCAGCTTGACCGTGGCCTCTACCTCGGAACCGTATTCGCCATTCTGGATGACCAGCGTAGTGAAGTTCAGT
This is a stretch of genomic DNA from Anaerolineae bacterium. It encodes these proteins:
- a CDS encoding glycosyltransferase family 4 protein, with product MHIALSGWFWDRPDTGSGQYIRCLLHALRDLATDAHFTLLLPPHIRQVEELPPDVSLLRVATPIGGQLGKVWFEQVSVPRAARRVAADLLHVPYWAPPLSAPVPVVSTIHDVIALAIPAYRGGPLARLYTGLVVAGAQAAAHILTDSQASREEIINCLRIAPEKVSVAWLATDRRFHPRIDNEHDAAVAEKYSLPERFVLYLGGYDIRKNVHTLLLAYTYVVEAMADEVPLVLAGRPPSAWGTTRFPDLPSYIEQLGIGDYVRWLGEIDERDKPSLYRLAAVVAFPSRYEGFGLPPLEAMACGTPLVACEASSIPEIVGDAGFLVPPDDARGMAGAILSILVQPELAGQLRNLGLSRAMQFSWRNTAEATLAVYRQVLERTGHQRGAQP
- the galE gene encoding UDP-glucose 4-epimerase GalE; its protein translation is MHILVTGGAGYIGSVTAAYFLQAGHRVTVYDNLSYGYRAAVPADASFIRGDVGDRSALDVLFQSSAFDAVVHFAAFIEAGESMVNPGKYFRNNVVNTQALLDTMLAHNVRRIVFSSTAAVYASKNSLLEESDPLCPANVYGETKLMIETMLRWYASQLGLRYAALRYFNACGAMLGENGQAIRGEAHRPETHLIPLTLQVPLGQRASVKIFGTDYPTPDGTCIRDYVHVEDLAQAHVLALEALDERPTMIYNIGNGRGYSVREVINVARQVTGIDFPEEEAPRRAGDAPILVASSERIMRELGWQPRYTALEEIISSAWAWHSTHPNGYTDPL
- a CDS encoding FHA domain-containing protein; translation: MTDQAVQCVMVAIMSGPDDGRRYEFRRADGAGSPGPNGTWILTLGRRDDCDLCLQFDTQVSRLHARLIGLPDGGWLLEDTGSRNGTYVGKKRIEGATPLESGTLFRVGRTWLRLEE
- a CDS encoding phosphotransferase, which produces MSARIFDEIMALARKESANARHYYIGVEHLFMALTRLEGGVTAGALEEQGLAPRFVRYMLRQELGQGDDRRFWPGYRETPRLQAVLKLAHKLAKERGEEGPSERDLLLAILREGDSLPVRVLMAVEADLDRLEVVAANWSADQRPPSVSVPVYIQDTGVILNAEELEVIRQMFPGHGRVVIDRQLHGGYSSARVLVATPYQPDGRVMAAVVVKLADRQAILYEKMRFDSFVRDTLPPTTARVVGNPTLVEKSTLGGLKYTFIREPGAPGPIDLADYGRDQGPEAMAELLRNSLFRVFGETWWLQHQRYQFGVWQEYELLLPPALVIEAVPEAGTPRRRLTPLGQWSRRGHYEHGEMVALEGFTVEDFYPDRQGIQLIAGSGADAQFRAGKVEVRGIANAMRMYHRGSVVEQIVGRVLYTRDDLLFQQVADLDPDFDPAQERLPAPTGFDYSLPNPLRRYPNLLQRQITGSLSTIHGDLHVHNILVGPGGNAWLIDFAQTREGHTLFDWAVLEVSLLSEYIAPHLRSEQWVDVWAAITLLLEISQTRRLRQTTDSLSHALTAIVAIRDIVADCLATADDWREYYVALALCALRGMRWAKTVSLAGRRLLFLVSALAMALAMGREGVSASSPDVDTTDFNIGVTDIFSSQRMQDALGASDDLNPDEDDAV
- the leuB gene encoding 3-isopropylmalate dehydrogenase; protein product: MSVRIAVLPGDGIGPEVVAAARQVLQRIADIGGYTFVFEEALLGGCAIDETGSPLPDRTLGVCENADAILLGAVGGPRWSDPSSPVRPEQGLLGLRQHFTLFANLRPVKVFPALIPHAPLRPELLADGVDILFVRELTGGIYFGERREQGSGDSAYDTLYYTVAEVERVAHVAFKAAQQRRRKVTSVDKANVLAAMRLWRRTVHNVARDYPDVALEDVLVDACTMHLMRRPASFDVILADNMFGDILSDESATLAGSLGMLPSASLGESRFGLYEPIHGSAPDIAGKGIANPIGTILSAAMLLRYSLGLVEEALLIERAVEAVLESGLRTADINLEGQKAATTAEMTDAILAQLAA